Proteins encoded in a region of the Xylocopa sonorina isolate GNS202 chromosome 1, iyXylSono1_principal, whole genome shotgun sequence genome:
- the LOC143422916 gene encoding protein SPT2 homolog, with the protein MDFGTLLSVAQKNENSKQPIACYQTKFAPPKKPTKQSKSLSENIKKFLARKEEEERRKALEEKRKRENLLALRDHKAQSRINKHLKVCKAANKSVLADAVDNDNTAVTMAGPSQPDEDDYGYVSQEASAFYNQLMSKYNNMPSQNTNFSDCRRKTIKDIASTKDRVKQALKQQEVEEALGHRRKRKLSIKDTEPEATEKSEKDSKSDKDDKKEKEDKPKAKKKPMPPPIDFTELLKIAEKKQYEPIVIDVKPKNEEPERLLTKKQMKEYAKEKEWRERKEQRSKLGNQNGTDRKVPVPNKPNKVQDSSNNTNCNSKTVKVPEKLTATPSVSNKIPLKVPAPQPAASKKISEKPNPNKINMNKCNISKTSERDKLLEERKKLETERRKLEEMRQVIEEEKKKLRLSKNQIEDVKNTKTEKLVPKTKIPEKPQLLKNTQESPATSITKSRPPQTSNDKIKQFPPADLKPIKSKQVSLLKDQRKPQINHKRRITDEAGLEDEYDSELDDFIDDGVEEENADYSKYISEIFGYDKNKYRYADNDDDAAMESSFAQQLKEEYVSTKIGIMEDLEDMRMEALEKKRKALLKKKLKK; encoded by the exons ATGGATTTTGGTACATTATTGAGTGTAGCACAGAAAAATGAGAATAGCAAGCAG CCGATCGCCTGCTATCAAACGAAATTCGCACCACCCAAAAAACCGACTAAACAGAGCAAGTCGCTGTCGGAAAATATTAAGAAATTTTTAGCTCGCAAAGAGGAAGAGGAGAGACGGAAAGCTctagaagagaaaagaaaaagagag AATTTATTAGCGCTACGCGATCACAAAGCCCAAAGTCGAATAAACAAgcatttaaaagtatgtaaggcTGCGAATAAATCAGTATTGGCAGATGCGGTTGACAATGACAATACGGCCGTTACTATGGCAG GTCCTTCTCAGCCTGATGAGGATGACTATGGATACGTCTCGCAGGAAGCGTCTGCATTTTATAATCAGTTAATGAGTAAATATAACAATATGCCTTCACAAAACACAAATTTCAGTGACTGCCGCAGAAAAACAATAAAGGATATTGCGTCCACAAAG GATAGAGTGAAACAAGCTTTAAAACAACAGGAAGTAGAAGAAGCTTTAGGTCATCGACGAAAAAGGAAACTTTCTATAAAAGACACAGAACCAGAAGCGACAGAGAAATCAGAGAAAGACAGTAAAAGTGATAAAGAtgataaaaaggaaaaagaagataAACCTAAAGCCAAGAAAAAACCGATGCCACCGCCAATTGATTTCACGGAATTACTAAAAATTGCTGAAAAAAAACAATATGAACCGATCGTTATTGATGTAAAACCAAAAAATGAAGAACCAGAAAGATTATTAACAAAAAAACAAATGAAAGAATACGCGAAAGAGAAAGAATGGCGGGAACGAAAAGAACAACGAAGTAAACTCGGTAATCAAAACGGTACAGACCGGAAAGTTCCAGTACCTAACAAACCAAATAAAGTACAAGATTCTAGTAATAATACAAATTGTAATAGCAAAACGGTAAAAGTACCCGAGAAATTAACCGCGACTCCTTCAGTTTCGAATAAAATTCCTCTGAAAGTACCAGCACCTCAGCCTGCGGCTTCTAAAAAAATTAGTGAAAAACCTAATCCGAATAAGATCAATATGAATAAGTGCAATATTTCGAAAACGTCTGAGAGAGATAAACTTTTAGAGGAAAGGAAAAAGTTAGAAACAGAGAGAAGAAAATTGGAAGAAATGCGGCAAGTcattgaagaagaaaaaaagaagctgAGGCTAAGCAAAAATCAAATTGAGGATGTAAAAAATACAAAAACTGAAAAGTTAGTACCAAAAacgaaaattccagaaaaaccgCAACTATTAAAAAATACACAAGAATCTCCGGCAACTAGCATAACGAAGTCTCGTCCACCACAGACTTCGAACGACAAAATAAAACAGTTCCCACCAGCAGACTTAAAACCAATTAAATCCAAACAGGTATCCTTGTTGAAGGATCAAAGAAAGCCACAAATTAATCATAAAC GTCGTATAACAGACGAAGCTGGCCTGGAAGATGAATACGATTCTGAGCTTGACGATTTTATTGATGATGGAGTAGAAGAAGAAAATGCAGACTATAGTAAATATATAAGTGAAATATTTGGCTATGATAAAAACAAATATAGATATGCAGATAATGACGACGACGCGGCTATGGAAAGCAGTTTCGCACAGCAACTTAAGGAGGAATATGTATCTACTAAAATAG GGATTATGGAAGATCTAGAAGACATGCGAATGGAAGCTTTGGAGAAAAAGCGAAAAGCTCTCTTAAAAAAGAAGTTAAAAAAGTGA
- the LOC143424184 gene encoding uncharacterized protein LOC143424184, which yields MQKIKRKKVNQAIEALRIHRQDELKKHSKLEKAEKSESIHAHCKVVHNYKRHEQYFRGLSKHRILCEIKSHINKRNWDTVKNLLLLLLQSSSDIEPLIWRYIFILTLYSNIDNLSNIFQFFKTCVGSQHSDTNIILRNILLLPQNK from the exons ATGCAAAAGATTAAACGGAAAAAAGTG AATCAAGCTATAGAAGCGCTGCGAATACATCGACAAGATGAACTGAAGAAACATTCTAAATTGGAAAAAGCAGAAAAATCGGAAAGCATTCACGCTCACTGTAAAGTTGTACACAATTATAAAAGACACGAGCAATATTTCAGAGGTTTATCCAAGCATAGAATCCTGTGCGAAATAAAGTCGCACATCAATAAAAGGAACTGGGATACTGTAAAAAACctactgttattattacttcagtcCTCCTCGGACATAGAACCATTAATATGGCGTTACATTTTCATACTCACATTGTACAGTAATATCGACAATTTAtctaatatttttcaatttttcaaaacGTGTGTCGGTAGTCAACATTCAGACACAAATATAATATTAAGAAACATACTGTTGTTACcgcaaaataaataa